Proteins encoded together in one Corallococcus silvisoli window:
- a CDS encoding nucleotide exchange factor GrpE: protein MAGNPSSDETPEAKASANTTEEAEVVSAEAPAEAEQDGEVARLQQELEAARRRVNELARGLQDLTKDREEFKQRLTRERERMLDVERGNVARTLLEAIDELDLAMAASHQDASPLAQGVRMIRDSLLSKAQATGIERIQVMGRPYDPNVAEAADMEVTPVQDDDQKVVAEFRAGYRLKDRVIRPARVKVARYVAPAQA, encoded by the coding sequence ATGGCCGGAAATCCCAGCAGCGACGAAACCCCGGAGGCGAAGGCCTCCGCCAACACCACCGAGGAGGCTGAAGTGGTCTCCGCCGAGGCCCCGGCCGAAGCCGAGCAGGACGGCGAGGTGGCGCGGCTCCAGCAGGAACTGGAGGCGGCCCGTCGCCGGGTGAACGAGCTGGCGCGGGGGCTCCAGGACCTCACCAAGGACCGGGAGGAGTTCAAGCAGCGGCTGACGCGGGAGCGCGAGCGGATGCTCGACGTGGAGCGCGGCAACGTGGCCCGCACGCTGCTGGAGGCCATCGACGAGCTGGACCTGGCGATGGCCGCCAGCCACCAGGACGCCTCGCCCCTGGCCCAGGGGGTGCGGATGATCCGCGACAGCCTGCTGTCCAAGGCGCAGGCCACCGGCATCGAGCGCATCCAGGTGATGGGCCGCCCCTACGACCCGAACGTGGCCGAGGCGGCGGACATGGAGGTGACGCCCGTGCAGGACGACGACCAGAAGGTCGTCGCCGAGTTCCGCGCGGGCTACCGCCTGAAGGACCGCGTCATCCGTCCCGCCCGGGTGAAGGTGGCCCGGTACGTGGCCCCGGCCCAGGCCTGA
- a CDS encoding RNA polymerase sigma factor region1.1 domain-containing protein, producing MENRIGKSYVARKSLFAKGLKDGRLTVQEIEEALPPGTLTAAERWLLYYSLRAAQVEIIDEVTGQVDHGFMAEAPPSAPSNH from the coding sequence GTGGAGAACCGGATTGGGAAGAGCTACGTCGCGCGGAAGTCGTTGTTCGCCAAGGGCCTGAAGGATGGCCGGCTCACGGTGCAGGAGATCGAGGAGGCGCTGCCTCCGGGGACGCTGACGGCCGCCGAGCGGTGGCTTCTCTACTACTCCCTCCGAGCCGCGCAGGTGGAAATCATCGATGAGGTGACGGGGCAGGTCGATCACGGCTTCATGGCCGAGGCACCGCCCTCGGCTCCGTCCAATCACTAG
- the ftsH gene encoding ATP-dependent zinc metalloprotease FtsH — MKPQDLPPGMGPRGKKSDKPTPTKGGFKFGSPLGYILLLVLGFLLFRNVFQDAGVRRVSYSQLRDAVENNQFSRVQISNEWVKGFLKDNAQPPPGERGTLRSEPSALPWMAYRVPGDEGLVPLLEQKGIQFEAVPQSSFSEVLWIWLIPMGLLILFWSFMMRRMSGGMGQGPQSVMSFGKTRAKVQAENDTGVGFKDVAGVDEAVDELREIVEFLKTPEKFRRLGGRIPKGVLLVGPPGTGKTLLARAVAGEAGVPFFNLSGSEFVEMFVGVGAARVRDLFAQATAKAPCIIFIDELDAIGKSRNSGVAGGHDEREQTLNQLLAEMDGFDSRAGLIILAATNRPEILDSALLRPGRFDRQVLVDRPDKRGRERVLEIHAKGVKLGPDVDLKQIASRTPGFAGADLANVVNEAALLAARKNRDAVMRADFEEAIERVVAGLEKKNRRMNEREKEIVAHHEAGHAVVGWMLPYAERVTKVSIIPRGLAALGYTMSLPLEDRYLMSLDELRDKMAGMMGGRAAEEIFIGEVSTGASNDIKQATEIAKMMVRDYGMSTLGPVALSGEQGPGFLRSAGLPESRSYSEQTARMIDDEVRKMVSEALDRAREVLNIHREKVEALAARLLATEVIEEEAMITILGPKVYAQRGLLHPEARTVISAHPVGGTESEPTVPPTQHAEGKLDS; from the coding sequence ATGAAGCCACAGGACCTGCCGCCGGGGATGGGCCCGCGCGGAAAGAAGAGCGACAAGCCAACACCCACGAAAGGTGGGTTCAAGTTCGGCTCACCACTGGGCTACATCCTCCTGCTCGTCCTGGGGTTCCTGCTGTTCCGGAACGTGTTTCAGGACGCGGGCGTCCGCCGTGTGTCGTACAGCCAGCTTCGCGACGCGGTGGAGAACAACCAGTTCAGCCGCGTGCAGATCTCCAACGAGTGGGTCAAGGGCTTCCTCAAGGACAACGCCCAACCGCCCCCGGGCGAGCGCGGAACGCTGCGCAGCGAGCCCAGCGCCCTGCCGTGGATGGCCTACCGCGTCCCCGGCGACGAGGGGCTGGTGCCGCTCCTGGAGCAGAAGGGCATCCAGTTCGAGGCCGTGCCGCAGTCCAGCTTCAGCGAGGTGTTGTGGATCTGGCTCATTCCCATGGGCCTGCTCATCCTCTTCTGGAGCTTCATGATGCGCCGGATGTCCGGCGGCATGGGCCAGGGCCCCCAGAGCGTCATGAGCTTCGGCAAGACGCGCGCGAAGGTGCAGGCGGAGAACGACACCGGCGTGGGCTTCAAGGACGTCGCGGGCGTGGACGAGGCCGTGGACGAGCTTCGCGAAATCGTCGAGTTCCTGAAGACGCCGGAGAAGTTCCGCCGCCTGGGCGGACGCATCCCCAAGGGCGTGCTGCTCGTGGGGCCTCCGGGCACCGGCAAGACGCTGCTGGCGCGCGCGGTCGCGGGTGAAGCGGGCGTGCCCTTCTTCAACCTCTCCGGTTCGGAGTTCGTGGAGATGTTCGTGGGCGTGGGCGCGGCGCGGGTCCGCGACCTCTTCGCCCAGGCCACGGCCAAGGCGCCGTGCATCATCTTCATCGACGAGCTGGATGCCATTGGCAAGAGCCGCAACTCGGGCGTGGCCGGCGGTCACGACGAGCGCGAGCAGACGCTCAACCAGCTGCTCGCGGAGATGGACGGCTTCGACAGCCGCGCGGGCCTCATCATCCTGGCGGCGACGAACCGCCCGGAGATCCTGGACAGCGCGCTGCTGCGCCCGGGCCGCTTCGACCGGCAGGTGCTGGTGGACCGCCCGGACAAGCGCGGCCGCGAGCGGGTGCTGGAGATCCACGCCAAGGGCGTGAAGCTGGGCCCGGACGTGGACCTCAAGCAGATCGCCTCGCGCACGCCGGGCTTCGCTGGCGCGGACCTGGCCAACGTGGTGAACGAGGCGGCGCTGCTCGCCGCGCGCAAGAACCGCGACGCGGTGATGCGGGCGGACTTCGAGGAGGCCATCGAGCGCGTGGTGGCGGGGCTGGAGAAGAAGAACCGCCGCATGAACGAGCGCGAGAAGGAGATCGTCGCGCACCACGAGGCGGGCCACGCGGTGGTGGGCTGGATGCTGCCGTACGCGGAGCGGGTGACGAAGGTGTCCATCATCCCGCGAGGCCTGGCGGCGCTGGGCTACACCATGTCGCTGCCGCTGGAGGACCGCTACCTCATGTCGCTGGACGAGCTGCGCGACAAGATGGCGGGGATGATGGGGGGCCGCGCCGCGGAGGAGATCTTCATCGGCGAGGTCTCCACGGGCGCCTCCAATGACATCAAGCAGGCGACGGAGATCGCCAAGATGATGGTCCGCGACTACGGCATGAGCACCCTGGGGCCGGTGGCGCTGAGCGGTGAGCAGGGGCCGGGCTTCCTGCGGTCCGCGGGCCTGCCGGAGTCGCGCAGCTACTCCGAGCAGACGGCGCGGATGATCGACGACGAGGTCCGCAAGATGGTCTCCGAGGCGCTGGACCGCGCCCGTGAGGTCCTCAACATCCACCGCGAGAAGGTGGAGGCTCTGGCCGCGCGGCTGCTGGCGACGGAGGTCATCGAGGAGGAGGCGATGATCACCATCCTGGGGCCCAAGGTGTACGCGCAGCGCGGACTGCTGCACCCGGAGGCGCGCACCGTTATCTCCGCGCACCCGGTGGGCGGCACGGAGTCGGAGCCCACCGTTCCGCCGACGCAGCACGCGGAAGGCAAGCTCGACTCCTAG